The nucleotide window ACGTAAACGGGCGTGCCGACATCCGCCGCAATGGCGGACAGAGGCACGCCCTCGGCGTGCAGGACTTCGTCCCGGTAATCAAAGCACATCATGCAACCTCGAAATTGCGCCGGCGGGACGGCCAGCGCCGCCCTCCGCCTGCCGCTCCCTAGGAGCCGGAACCCACATGCTCACCGCTGCCCGTTCTGCTGGCCCGTTGCCGGCTTGGCCGGCTGCTGGTCCGGCAGGTAGAGCGCCCCCTTCTTGCCGCAGCCGGCCAGCGCGGCGGCCAGCAGGAGCGCCACGGTGGCCGCGGCGAATCGAGCGGGGCGAGACGACCGGATCGCTTGTGCGGATCTCATCATACCCCCCAGTCGGCCAGGCGGGTGCGTGCCCGGGCGATGGCCTGGCGGACCTGCGCCGGGGCGGTGCCGCCGATGTGGCCGCGGGCCTCGACCGAGCCCTCCAGGGTCAGCACCTGGTAGACGTCCGCGTCGATCAGCGGCGAGAAACCGCGCAGGGCCTCCAGGCTCAGGTCCTCCAGGTTGCAGCCCTGCTCCACCGCCAGCCGCACCGCCTTGCCCACCACTTCATGGGCGGCGCGGAAGGGCAGGCCCTTGCGCACCAGATAATCGGCCAGATCGGTGGCCGTGGCGAAGCCCCGCAGAGCGGCGGCGCGCATGGCCTCGCGCCGCACCGTCATGCCCGGCAGCATCTCGGCGAAGACCTTGAGGCTGCCGCGCGCCGTGTCCAGGGCATCGAAGAGCGGCTCCTTGTCCTCCTGGTTGTCCTTGTTGTAGGCCAGCGGCTGCGCCTTCATGAGCACCAGCAGGGTCTGCAGGGCGCCGATCACGCGCGCCGATTTGCCGCGCACCAGCTCCGGCACGTCCGGATTCTTCTTCTGCGGCATGATGCTGGAGCCGGTGCAGAAGCTGTCGGACAGCTCGATGAAGCCGAAAGAGGGCGAGGACCAGAGGATCAGTTCCTCGGCGAAGCGGGACAGGTGCACCATCATGAGCGCGATGGCCGCCACCGTCTCGATGGCGAAGTCGCGGTCGCTCACCGCGTCCAGGCTGTTCTCCGCCACGAAGTCGAAGCCGAGCTCGTGGGCCACGTACCAACGGTCGATGGGGAAGGTGGTGCCGGCCAGCGCCGCCGCCCCCAGGGGCAGGACGTTGACGCGCTTGCGAGCGTCCAGCAGGCGCATGCCGTCGCGGTGCAGCATCTCCACGTAGGCCATGAGATGATGGCCGAAGGTGACGGGTTGGGCCACCTGCAGGTGGGTGAAGCCGGGCATGATGGTATCGGCCTCGCGTTCGGCCGCGTCCATGAGCGCCGTTTCCAGGCGGGCGATGCCGGCCAGGATCTCGTCGATGGCCTCGCGGGTGTAGAGGCGCACGTCAGTGGCCACC belongs to Thermithiobacillus tepidarius DSM 3134 and includes:
- the lptM gene encoding LPS translocon maturation chaperone LptM, which translates into the protein MRSAQAIRSSRPARFAAATVALLLAAALAGCGKKGALYLPDQQPAKPATGQQNGQR
- the argH gene encoding argininosuccinate lyase produces the protein MTEEKPWSGRFTAPTDAFVEAFTASIAFDKRLYAQDIRGSIAHARMLAQAGVLTPTEAEQIVAGLQQVRAEIEAGEMAFSAALEDIHMHVETRLTQLIGEVGKKLHTGRSRNDQVATDVRLYTREAIDEILAGIARLETALMDAAEREADTIMPGFTHLQVAQPVTFGHHLMAYVEMLHRDGMRLLDARKRVNVLPLGAAALAGTTFPIDRWYVAHELGFDFVAENSLDAVSDRDFAIETVAAIALMMVHLSRFAEELILWSSPSFGFIELSDSFCTGSSIMPQKKNPDVPELVRGKSARVIGALQTLLVLMKAQPLAYNKDNQEDKEPLFDALDTARGSLKVFAEMLPGMTVRREAMRAAALRGFATATDLADYLVRKGLPFRAAHEVVGKAVRLAVEQGCNLEDLSLEALRGFSPLIDADVYQVLTLEGSVEARGHIGGTAPAQVRQAIARARTRLADWGV